The Eptesicus fuscus isolate TK198812 chromosome 16, DD_ASM_mEF_20220401, whole genome shotgun sequence DNA window TGCCCAAAGGACATCCTGGGAGGTGGTCAAGAGGCATTCctggagagtgagggaggaggcaaTTGAGTGGAGGCACTAAGGCACCTGGGCTGCTCCACATGAGAACCCTGGGGTTGTCAGGTGGCTGAGAGTGGGAGGCTTTCAGAAGAGGGTTTGTGGGGCACGTGAGAACAGGGGCTGATCCCACCCTCGCCCTGTTTGCCTAGTGTGTTCCCTTCCTGGGAGAATACCTGAGTCTTCTGCATATGATGGACATGAGGATGAAGGATGTTCTGGAGGTGGGTTAACTGGGGCCTGACCTGGGGTGTTCAGTATTGACCTTGGGGAAAGAGAGCCCCATACTGAGCCCTGAGTTCTCAGCACAGCCTCCCCTTGGAGCTAGAGCGACAGGCCCATCATAGCCATCTGTTAAATGCTCCTTTAGAGTCCATAAGCAGGCCTTGATCCAAGTTCTGTCTTTTCCTGTTTCCCAACCCCTCCTAGGTCCTATTGGTAGTGTAACATGAAAAAGGTGGGCACAAGGGGCTATTCCTAGCCAGGTGTTTCTTTCTGATGGACCTTAGATGTCTGCTTTTTAGGGGGAATCAGATcaacatagaaaaaaagaaaagaaaaaagaaaacccgaGCCTCTGGGTACCTCCTGagaagcaggggaggagagtgagAATCAGAGACACCCTGGCCAGCACATGTAGGGGCTTCACCTCCTGCATCTTCCATTTATTGGGAGATTTTGATAACGGAAGTGGGAGAACCCTTCATTTGATGGCTGAAGGCACGGGAGTGGCATCAAGGATAATTGTCTAGAGGAAGGGCTGTTGATGCCCATCTCTGAGCACAGGAAGGGCCTGGGTGGAATTAGGAGGAAGGAGGGTTCCCCTGTGTTCAAAGACCGAGAGCTGTGCTCCGGCTCCACTCTGCACTCCCACGGAGGCAGCATCTgcatcctctccttccctctggccccaggaggACAAAATTCTGCAGGAGATAGTGGTGCTACAGGAGGCTGCAAAACAATACCGAATCCAACCTGAAGAGCAATTCCGGGCCTGGTTCTGGGCCCTGGAGCGGCTCAGTGAGAATGAGAGGTGAGGCCGGGCAGGATTTGGGCGAGGGGAGGAGTGGACGCTTTCTGCTGGTCAGTCCAGAGAACCTTTGTCCATGGCTCCCTGATCCCCACACAGACCTAGCTTTGTAGCAATTCCTCGGGCTCCTGACACTGGG harbors:
- the LOC129151903 gene encoding ral guanine nucleotide dissociation stimulator-like, with the translated sequence MMLHLRGSRKGLHKKCVPFLGEYLSLLHMMDMRMKDVLEEDKILQEIVVLQEAAKQYRIQPEEQFRAWFWALERLSENESYIRSCQLEP